A genomic window from Fibrobacterota bacterium includes:
- the dnaE gene encoding DNA polymerase III subunit alpha — translation MSFVHLHVRSEYSMLEGACRLIDKRKADKETKAKIGPAKALPAKAAECGMGAVALTDCGHMFGAIEFQAACKDAKIQPILGSELWMAPQGRKDRNPGHKPFQLVALVETLEPGYRNLSKLVTLAHTEGYSARPRIDRELLAAHHEGLIFLSGGPEGEIDHWLRAGEDAKALEIVRIYKEILGPEHFFLELQDHGLQEERETCRKLSAIAKAEGLRTVATNSVLCLSKEQHEALEVMGCIRTATKLADADHPRLPSREHHFKTAEEMRSIFVDYPEACDETLTIAARCQAKIPTGAYFYPNFPLPPGFSDDDEYLAHISREGLRMRWSEPTQEAVDRLEYELAMMKNMKVAGYMLIVADFMQKAREMGIPVGPGRGSAVGSLVAYCTGITDVDPLKYALLFERFLNPERVSMPDIDSDFSDLDRERIIEYVKEKYGKECVAQIITYGRLKSKAALKDTARTLGIDHNEVNRLTKLFPPPVAGKEPSLDEAIEQSPPLRDAVEADPRFQQAFEIAKQIEGYVRGAGMHAAAVIIAPRNVDHFGPLYCPEGQSDQVVLQYSKDYAENIGLLKMDFLGLRNLSVIQEACRMIERNHGEKVDPEKLEDGDPKTYELLGRGDTIGVFQFESGGMQNYLRQLQPERLEDLIAMNALYRPGPMEQIPVYIRRKQGREEVDNYHADMEPILGTTYGVMVYQEQVMAIAQKLAGYSLGGADVLRRIMAKKDLEKLQKEEHTWIDGSVKKGYTPELAKKLWDLLIPFAAYAFNKSHAAAYAVVAYQTAWLKANYSAEFLAANCNSELDNTERLVVMVHECKRLGIRVVPPSVQKSEPKYDVQDGAVICGLAGVKNVGRSVAEAIVADRRENGPFVDLFDLCKRLGPQNVNRRSLESLAMAGAFDDLPGTRAQQFHGIPEALIWASRTGDRDQVSLFDMGDSGIETPPPSLPDVDAWPFEEVLDKEREVLGMYLSRHPLDPFLDDLTAFSTPLNQISELAVDKVVRVGGLVRSRRTRLNKDGREFAFLELEDFSGVCEVAFWPNAWNADDVEEGEKVRDLAQEGARILLLARVREVRDRSDDSSEDTVAAKALEGVRVMPLAKARQKLADTLDLRVDTRSLPDSLLEHLRARLAQSPGRCRTLFHVRTAQGIWHLEARNSRVNPDTELVKDLRDLLGDKNVSFASRQELPKLEPERKYPPRRQG, via the coding sequence ATGAGCTTCGTCCACCTCCACGTCCGTTCCGAATACTCCATGCTCGAGGGCGCTTGCCGATTGATCGACAAGCGCAAGGCGGACAAGGAGACCAAGGCCAAGATCGGCCCCGCCAAAGCATTGCCTGCCAAGGCCGCCGAATGCGGCATGGGCGCGGTGGCTCTCACCGACTGCGGCCACATGTTCGGGGCGATCGAGTTCCAGGCCGCCTGCAAGGATGCCAAGATCCAGCCGATCCTGGGCTCCGAGCTGTGGATGGCCCCGCAGGGCCGCAAGGACCGCAACCCCGGCCACAAGCCCTTCCAGCTGGTCGCCCTGGTGGAGACTCTGGAGCCTGGCTACCGGAATCTGTCCAAGCTGGTCACCCTGGCGCACACCGAAGGCTACAGCGCCCGTCCGCGCATCGACCGCGAGCTTCTGGCCGCCCACCACGAAGGCCTGATCTTCCTGTCCGGCGGTCCGGAAGGCGAGATCGACCACTGGCTGCGCGCCGGCGAGGACGCCAAGGCGCTGGAGATCGTACGGATCTACAAGGAGATCCTGGGACCGGAACACTTCTTCCTGGAACTGCAGGACCACGGCCTGCAGGAAGAACGCGAGACGTGTCGGAAATTGTCCGCCATCGCCAAGGCGGAAGGTCTGCGCACCGTGGCCACCAATTCCGTGCTGTGCCTTTCCAAGGAACAGCACGAGGCGCTGGAGGTGATGGGCTGCATCCGCACCGCCACCAAGCTCGCCGACGCCGACCACCCGCGCCTGCCCTCCCGCGAACACCATTTCAAGACCGCGGAGGAGATGCGGTCGATTTTTGTCGACTACCCGGAAGCCTGCGACGAGACGTTGACCATCGCGGCGCGCTGCCAGGCCAAGATCCCCACCGGCGCCTACTTCTATCCGAACTTCCCGCTGCCGCCGGGATTTTCCGACGACGACGAATACCTCGCCCACATCAGCCGCGAAGGCCTGCGGATGCGTTGGAGCGAGCCCACCCAGGAGGCGGTGGACCGGCTGGAATACGAACTGGCCATGATGAAGAACATGAAGGTGGCCGGCTACATGCTGATCGTGGCCGACTTCATGCAGAAGGCCCGCGAGATGGGCATCCCCGTGGGGCCGGGTCGTGGATCCGCGGTGGGATCGCTCGTGGCCTACTGCACCGGCATCACGGACGTGGATCCGCTGAAGTACGCCCTTCTGTTCGAGCGCTTCCTGAATCCCGAACGCGTATCGATGCCCGATATCGATTCGGACTTCTCGGATCTGGACCGCGAACGGATCATCGAGTACGTGAAGGAGAAGTACGGCAAGGAGTGCGTGGCCCAGATCATCACCTACGGGCGATTGAAGTCGAAGGCCGCGCTCAAGGACACCGCGCGCACGCTGGGGATCGACCACAACGAGGTCAACCGGCTCACCAAGCTCTTCCCGCCGCCGGTGGCGGGCAAGGAGCCCTCGCTGGACGAGGCCATCGAGCAGAGCCCGCCGCTTCGCGACGCGGTGGAAGCCGATCCGCGCTTCCAGCAGGCCTTCGAGATCGCCAAGCAGATCGAAGGCTACGTGCGAGGCGCCGGCATGCACGCCGCGGCGGTGATCATCGCCCCGCGCAATGTGGACCACTTCGGTCCGCTCTACTGCCCGGAAGGCCAGAGCGACCAGGTGGTGCTGCAGTACTCCAAGGACTACGCCGAAAACATCGGCCTCCTGAAGATGGACTTTTTGGGTTTGCGGAATTTGTCCGTGATCCAGGAAGCCTGTCGGATGATCGAGCGCAACCACGGCGAAAAGGTGGATCCGGAAAAGCTGGAAGACGGCGACCCGAAGACCTACGAGCTGTTGGGACGCGGCGATACGATCGGGGTGTTCCAGTTCGAATCCGGCGGCATGCAGAACTATCTGCGCCAACTCCAACCGGAGCGCCTGGAAGATTTGATCGCCATGAACGCCCTGTACCGACCAGGGCCCATGGAACAGATTCCGGTCTACATTCGCCGCAAGCAAGGCCGCGAAGAGGTGGACAACTACCACGCCGACATGGAACCCATCCTGGGAACCACCTACGGCGTGATGGTCTACCAGGAACAGGTGATGGCCATCGCCCAGAAACTGGCCGGCTACTCGCTGGGTGGTGCGGACGTCCTGCGTCGCATCATGGCCAAGAAGGACCTGGAAAAGCTCCAGAAGGAAGAGCACACCTGGATCGATGGCTCCGTCAAGAAGGGCTACACGCCGGAGCTCGCCAAAAAACTTTGGGACCTTCTGATCCCTTTCGCCGCCTACGCCTTCAACAAGTCGCACGCGGCGGCCTACGCCGTGGTGGCCTACCAGACCGCCTGGCTCAAGGCCAATTATTCCGCGGAATTCTTGGCGGCCAACTGCAACTCGGAACTGGACAACACCGAGCGATTGGTGGTGATGGTCCACGAGTGCAAGCGGCTGGGCATCCGCGTGGTGCCGCCTTCGGTGCAGAAGTCCGAACCCAAATACGACGTCCAGGATGGCGCCGTGATCTGCGGCTTGGCCGGCGTGAAAAACGTGGGTCGTTCGGTGGCGGAAGCCATCGTGGCGGATCGTCGCGAAAACGGTCCGTTCGTGGATCTGTTCGATCTGTGCAAGCGTCTGGGACCCCAGAATGTGAACCGCCGCAGTCTGGAATCGCTGGCCATGGCCGGCGCCTTCGACGACCTTCCCGGAACGCGCGCCCAACAGTTCCACGGCATCCCGGAAGCCTTGATCTGGGCGAGTCGCACGGGCGATCGCGACCAGGTCAGCCTGTTCGACATGGGCGACAGCGGCATCGAAACTCCCCCACCCTCCTTGCCGGACGTGGATGCGTGGCCGTTTGAAGAGGTGCTGGACAAAGAGCGGGAAGTGTTGGGCATGTACCTCTCGCGGCATCCCTTGGATCCCTTCCTGGATGATCTCACCGCCTTTTCCACCCCACTCAACCAAATCTCGGAATTGGCTGTGGACAAAGTCGTGCGCGTGGGCGGCTTGGTCCGTTCCCGACGTACGCGCCTGAACAAGGATGGCCGCGAATTCGCCTTTCTGGAGTTGGAAGACTTTTCCGGTGTCTGCGAAGTGGCATTCTGGCCCAACGCCTGGAACGCCGACGATGTCGAAGAAGGCGAGAAAGTCCGCGACTTGGCGCAGGAAGGTGCTCGCATCCTGCTGTTGGCCCGTGTGCGCGAAGTCCGCGACCGCTCGGACGACTCTTCCGAAGACACCGTTGCCGCCAAGGCCCTGGAAGGTGTGCGGGTGATGCCCCTGGCCAAGGCCCGCCAAAAACTCGCCGACACTTTGGATTTGCGGGTGGACACCCGATCCCTCCCCGACTCCCTTTTGGAGCATCTCCGAGCGCGCCTGGCCCAGAGCCCGGGTCGCTGCCGGACCCTGTTCCATGTGCGCACCGCCCAAGGGATCTGGCACTTGGAGGCGCGCAACAGCCGGGTCAATCCGGACACGGAACTGGTGAAGGACCTGCGCGATCTGTTGGGCGACAAGAACGTCTCTTTCGCCAGTCGCCAGGAGCTTCCGAAGCTTGAACCAGAACGGAAATACCCGCCGCGCCGCCAGGGATAG
- a CDS encoding type II secretion system protein GspD, translated as MRRAKILLSLSLALASTSLWAAPPTRPPAAVAPGARRAVSVAAKPTPTLPEVAVSDSSLRGGIMMEPTEFVDQEIRDVLRAIAKAYDLNIFPYPEVKGKVTVTLHRMPVLDALRNLVEPLGYELAWDGQAYQVRQPRPKTQGTIEVARNAISMTVRNQDIQQFADEYGKRTGLNILVDRNAKGQVSGTLRGVDPIDGLKAILTASGFELRAQGEAWIVSGAEDRPQGNPYPTMRGGRVDLSIRKGLVTANLKQAPLTDVVQQLADQGGYNSITWGQLGGTVDANLKDVPLFRALELILQGTPFTYAIQDSILVIGDRNPASASGQALAKTELYFLRHLRADKVVPLLPKNLPTQGVQAVPELNALLLSGTAETIAKFKEFLESVDQEVPQVILEAVIVEFSRKRTSELGMRTQATSAGVSGPTIASNIHLNGSDKASQVKVGPFDLGTLTLLPQDFMLQLNALENAELAKVLARPRLTTLNGQPATINIGNADYFQVSTIDKNGLTSTDYRAFNSGITLTITPYLTKSGFITAEIKPEVRTPSSTASSDPNKPPSTSTRSLSTNVRLRDGQTLILGGLIQTLDLNSQSGIPILSAIPLIGKLFSYRTRNKQTTELAIYITPRVMSASDTSVDVRKAMEIMEKRINGLTVDLPFSKDPLPPAPEAVGLPIKSVEPTAPVGNSSQVAAPAAAEPEQAGAKPEQK; from the coding sequence ATGAGACGCGCAAAGATTCTCCTCAGCCTTTCCCTTGCCTTGGCCAGCACCTCCCTTTGGGCCGCTCCGCCAACACGCCCCCCAGCCGCGGTCGCACCTGGCGCCCGCCGGGCTGTGTCCGTCGCGGCCAAGCCCACACCAACACTCCCGGAGGTGGCGGTCTCCGACAGCTCCTTGCGTGGCGGCATCATGATGGAGCCCACCGAATTCGTGGACCAGGAGATTCGCGACGTGCTTCGCGCCATCGCCAAGGCCTACGACCTCAATATCTTCCCCTACCCCGAGGTCAAAGGAAAAGTCACGGTCACCCTGCACCGCATGCCTGTTTTGGACGCACTGCGGAATTTGGTGGAACCGCTGGGGTACGAATTGGCCTGGGACGGGCAAGCCTACCAGGTCAGGCAACCTCGCCCCAAGACCCAAGGAACGATTGAAGTCGCGCGCAACGCGATTTCCATGACCGTCCGCAACCAGGACATCCAGCAGTTCGCCGACGAATACGGCAAGCGCACCGGGCTGAACATCCTGGTGGACCGAAACGCCAAGGGCCAGGTTTCCGGTACGCTGCGGGGTGTGGACCCCATCGATGGCCTCAAAGCCATCCTGACCGCATCTGGATTCGAACTGCGCGCCCAAGGCGAGGCGTGGATCGTTTCCGGTGCGGAGGACCGCCCCCAAGGCAATCCCTACCCGACCATGCGCGGTGGGCGGGTGGACTTGTCCATTCGCAAAGGGTTGGTCACGGCCAACCTCAAACAGGCACCGCTGACAGATGTTGTGCAGCAGTTGGCCGACCAAGGCGGCTACAACAGCATCACCTGGGGCCAGCTGGGCGGCACGGTGGACGCCAACCTCAAGGACGTTCCCCTGTTCCGAGCCCTGGAACTCATCCTGCAAGGCACCCCGTTCACCTACGCGATCCAGGATTCCATCCTGGTGATCGGCGATCGCAACCCTGCCTCCGCTTCCGGCCAAGCCTTGGCCAAGACGGAACTCTACTTCCTGCGCCACCTGAGAGCGGACAAAGTCGTCCCGCTTCTCCCCAAGAACCTTCCCACGCAAGGCGTGCAAGCGGTTCCGGAGCTCAATGCGCTGCTGTTGTCAGGAACAGCCGAGACCATCGCCAAGTTCAAGGAATTCCTGGAATCGGTGGACCAGGAGGTTCCCCAAGTGATCCTGGAAGCGGTGATCGTGGAATTTTCCCGCAAGCGGACCAGCGAGTTGGGCATGCGGACACAGGCCACATCGGCAGGTGTCTCCGGCCCCACCATCGCCAGCAACATCCACCTCAATGGCTCGGACAAGGCCTCGCAAGTCAAGGTCGGCCCGTTCGATCTCGGGACTCTCACCTTGCTTCCGCAAGACTTCATGTTGCAGCTCAACGCCCTGGAAAACGCGGAGCTGGCCAAGGTCCTGGCTCGCCCGCGCCTGACCACCCTCAATGGGCAACCCGCCACGATCAACATCGGGAACGCCGATTATTTCCAGGTCAGCACCATCGACAAAAACGGGCTGACCTCGACCGATTACCGGGCCTTCAACTCCGGCATCACGCTCACGATCACCCCATACCTCACGAAATCCGGCTTCATCACGGCGGAAATCAAACCGGAAGTGCGCACGCCCTCTTCCACCGCAAGTTCCGACCCGAACAAGCCCCCCAGCACTTCCACCCGCAGCCTTTCCACGAACGTGCGCCTGCGCGACGGCCAAACCTTGATCCTGGGTGGACTGATCCAGACGCTGGACCTCAATTCCCAGTCGGGAATTCCCATCCTGTCGGCCATTCCCCTGATCGGGAAACTCTTCAGCTACCGCACCCGCAACAAGCAAACCACCGAGCTTGCGATCTACATCACCCCGCGGGTGATGTCTGCTTCCGACACCTCCGTGGATGTCCGCAAGGCCATGGAAATCATGGAAAAGCGCATCAACGGCCTCACGGTCGATCTGCCCTTCAGCAAGGATCCACTACCCCCTGCACCGGAAGCCGTGGGCCTACCGATCAAATCGGTCGAACCTACCGCTCCCGTCGGGAACTCCAGCCAGGTGGCCGCACCTGCCGCAGCCGAACCTGAGCAAGCTGGGGCCAAACCAGAACAAAAGTGA
- a CDS encoding NYN domain-containing protein yields MSQEPTLKRCIAFVDAQSLFHAARQAFGSFYPDYDPVLLSQKVCAQMGWELQQVRVYTSVPSQEENEYWHRFWMNKLRALEHQGALTWWKCWRTRKRPVHQPDGHTVMLPVSIEKGVDMRLALDIVQRAHAHAFDVALVFSQDQDFAEVADEIRAVAREQDRWIKIASAYPYSSASRTFRGIDRTDWIQIERATYDSCLDPRDYRPRRRVTNIEGNVSEESVMDIPSESGPHLDESVVEFH; encoded by the coding sequence ATGTCTCAAGAACCCACATTAAAGCGCTGCATCGCCTTTGTTGATGCACAAAGTCTCTTCCACGCCGCACGCCAAGCCTTTGGCTCCTTCTATCCGGATTACGATCCGGTTCTGCTCTCCCAGAAGGTCTGCGCCCAGATGGGATGGGAGCTGCAGCAGGTCCGCGTGTACACGTCCGTTCCCTCCCAGGAGGAGAACGAATACTGGCACCGCTTCTGGATGAACAAGCTCCGTGCCCTGGAGCACCAAGGCGCCCTCACTTGGTGGAAATGCTGGCGAACCCGCAAGCGTCCCGTCCACCAGCCGGATGGCCACACCGTGATGCTGCCGGTGAGCATCGAAAAGGGCGTGGACATGCGTCTGGCCCTGGATATCGTCCAGCGCGCCCATGCGCACGCTTTTGACGTGGCGTTGGTGTTTTCACAAGACCAGGACTTCGCCGAAGTGGCGGACGAAATCCGGGCGGTTGCCCGCGAGCAGGACCGCTGGATCAAGATCGCCTCCGCCTACCCGTATTCCTCGGCAAGCCGCACGTTCCGCGGCATCGATCGCACCGACTGGATCCAGATCGAGCGAGCCACCTACGATTCCTGTCTGGACCCTCGCGATTACCGCCCCCGGCGGCGGGTGACCAACATCGAAGGGAACGTGTCCGAAGAAAGCGTGATGGACATCCCATCGGAGTCCGGACCGCATCTGGACGAATCCGTCGTCGAATTCCACTAG
- a CDS encoding TIGR02147 family protein has translation MRWFADRAGFSSHSFVGLVVSGKRNLGPDGADKVARIFKLKGPALDYFKTLVRHNQSETTQEREETLEAMKKARAARDAKRLGKEHWRYYDRWETPVVRELAAWSREGIDSEKIGAMFVPPLRSERIREALDLLLELGLLRQEGERWIADDSVVSAAEIPGQVLREARTQYLLRAIEAAERLPATDRHASWSVLATSRKSVEEMFRLLDDARQRCLAEAVADPEVDGVYVVSLQAFPVAKIPRESRRRIE, from the coding sequence TTGCGCTGGTTCGCCGACCGTGCCGGTTTCTCTTCCCACAGCTTCGTAGGCTTGGTTGTCTCCGGCAAACGGAATCTCGGACCCGACGGAGCAGATAAAGTTGCGCGGATCTTCAAGCTGAAAGGGCCTGCGCTCGATTATTTTAAGACACTGGTCAGGCATAATCAGTCCGAGACCACTCAGGAGCGGGAAGAAACCCTCGAGGCCATGAAGAAGGCCCGGGCGGCCCGTGATGCAAAACGTTTAGGCAAGGAACATTGGAGGTATTACGATCGCTGGGAAACGCCCGTCGTGCGCGAGCTCGCTGCATGGAGCCGCGAAGGGATCGATTCCGAGAAGATCGGAGCGATGTTTGTTCCGCCGTTGCGTTCCGAGCGCATCCGTGAAGCCCTTGATCTCTTGCTGGAGCTTGGATTGCTCCGCCAAGAAGGCGAACGCTGGATCGCAGATGATTCGGTTGTCAGTGCTGCGGAAATCCCCGGCCAGGTCCTGCGCGAGGCGCGGACCCAGTACTTGTTGCGCGCCATCGAGGCTGCAGAGCGCCTTCCCGCAACCGATCGCCATGCGTCCTGGTCCGTTCTCGCCACGTCGCGCAAGTCGGTGGAAGAAATGTTTCGTCTCCTCGATGACGCACGTCAGCGTTGTCTTGCCGAGGCTGTCGCCGATCCGGAGGTGGATGGCGTGTATGTTGTGAGTTTACAGGCGTTTCCCGTGGCCAAGATTCCGAGGGAATCTCGCCGGAGGATCGAATGA
- a CDS encoding DEAD/DEAH box helicase: protein MSIIHGAWLPERRRFLWWSESPQPLAPEILKALQGPRGGRNGPAWYDHITAPDPVLKELEGVLNQRLQEYQSEQKLVNQLKQERISAESIHAVLLLPSFEGKVVGNFHPDLTADRLAPFTIPGLATTPLATLKALVALPQGRPIRGQTPGDDLLLWQMAAQFVRDLLAQGEYLPGLVEGRATWVPALDYPEHSRRLDALVNAMPTVCRAGAVRGGRLADAEEVLRDFLGVILDNCVNGLDNTSLGALGASSPWLTSLFSDRQDGRSSVWVASPDFQAAWEDWTKNVRGESAGSQARTCLRLDPPDQGEVSDRGIVQGHGWRLSFHLQSVQDESLLVPARDVWETRSRTLRRMDLRFDAPQERLLSDLARAARVFGPIGRSLQESRPEFVELSSAEVRELIANRSVDLRDEGFGLLLPSWDKVQAQVGGGVKLHLRLKPTQAGGSTKASGGVHEKSMVGLEQLCDFKWEVSMGGMDIPVDEFKRLVRLKIPVVEHRGQWLVFDPDAAQKTLDFLDSSNSSGQASLGSLMRHSLGLEPDGILPGAAEGESIGKSPVPVGETRAEDWLAGVFERLQSGGVAGQAPVSGNFVGKLRPYQGQGLSWLRFLDSFGIGGCLADDMGLGKTVQILALMADDIDRALAGEEIPPTLLICPTSVMGNWQREARRFVPRLRVRLHHGPQRLEGEAFVRDANRMHIVIASYGLADRDLDEFCQVKWRRVILDEAQNIKNPSTRQHRAVKKIQAQSRFALTGTPVENRLSEMWSIYDFLIPGHLGTAAQFGKRFSRPIQMERNEEAAGMLKRLTAPFLLRRVKTDPTVAGDLPEKQENKVYCALTREQATLYQAVVEKMSLDSATDPEKGKSAMVLNTLLRLKQVCNHPALFLGDGSDLGDRSGKLQRLGEMLEEVIEEGQKALVFTQFKEMGDHIRKYLEKHLSVEVPFLHGGVERSARDTMVDRFQSGGAGSPPILLLSLKAGGTGLNLTAASHVFHFDRWWNPAVEDQATDRAFRIGQKRNVLVHKFVCQGTVEELIDQMILSKKDLADRIVGHGTELFTELSVQELREAFSLREDAVEEEDV from the coding sequence ATGAGCATCATACACGGGGCGTGGTTGCCGGAACGGCGCCGCTTCCTCTGGTGGTCCGAAAGTCCCCAGCCTCTTGCGCCTGAAATTCTCAAAGCGCTGCAAGGGCCGCGTGGCGGGCGAAACGGCCCTGCTTGGTACGACCACATCACCGCGCCTGATCCCGTGCTCAAGGAGCTCGAGGGCGTCCTCAATCAGCGATTGCAGGAATACCAGAGCGAGCAGAAGCTGGTCAATCAGCTCAAGCAGGAACGCATTTCCGCCGAATCGATCCACGCGGTTCTGCTGCTTCCTTCGTTCGAGGGAAAGGTCGTCGGAAATTTCCATCCGGATCTCACGGCGGACCGGTTGGCTCCATTCACAATCCCCGGCTTGGCCACCACCCCTTTGGCGACCCTCAAGGCCCTGGTCGCACTTCCCCAGGGCAGGCCCATCCGCGGCCAAACCCCTGGCGATGACCTTTTGCTATGGCAGATGGCGGCGCAATTCGTCCGTGATCTGCTGGCCCAAGGCGAATACCTCCCCGGCTTGGTGGAAGGGCGCGCCACCTGGGTTCCCGCTCTCGACTACCCGGAACACTCCCGCCGATTGGATGCGCTGGTCAACGCCATGCCCACCGTCTGCCGGGCGGGTGCGGTTCGCGGTGGACGCCTGGCCGACGCGGAGGAGGTCCTGCGCGACTTCTTGGGTGTCATCCTGGACAATTGCGTCAACGGCCTGGACAACACGTCGCTGGGTGCCTTGGGTGCGTCCAGCCCCTGGCTCACGAGCCTGTTTTCCGATCGCCAGGATGGACGCAGTTCCGTCTGGGTGGCCAGTCCCGATTTCCAGGCCGCCTGGGAAGATTGGACAAAAAACGTCCGCGGCGAATCCGCCGGCAGCCAGGCGCGCACCTGTCTTCGCCTGGATCCTCCCGACCAGGGCGAGGTCTCCGATCGCGGCATCGTGCAGGGTCACGGTTGGCGATTGTCGTTCCATTTGCAGTCGGTCCAGGACGAATCCCTCCTGGTGCCGGCCCGCGACGTGTGGGAGACCCGCAGTCGCACGCTTCGCCGCATGGATCTTCGCTTCGATGCGCCCCAGGAGCGGCTTCTTTCCGATCTGGCCCGCGCAGCCCGGGTGTTCGGGCCCATCGGACGGAGTCTCCAGGAATCCCGTCCGGAATTTGTCGAGCTATCCTCCGCCGAAGTTCGCGAACTCATCGCCAATCGGTCCGTCGATCTGCGCGACGAGGGATTCGGCCTTCTGCTTCCGTCCTGGGACAAGGTCCAGGCGCAAGTGGGTGGCGGCGTCAAGCTGCATCTGCGCCTCAAGCCGACCCAAGCGGGAGGCTCCACCAAGGCCTCCGGCGGCGTCCATGAAAAATCGATGGTGGGTCTGGAACAGCTCTGCGACTTCAAGTGGGAAGTCTCCATGGGCGGGATGGACATTCCCGTGGACGAATTCAAGCGCCTGGTGCGCCTGAAGATTCCGGTGGTGGAGCATCGTGGCCAATGGCTGGTGTTCGATCCGGACGCCGCTCAGAAGACGCTCGACTTCCTGGACAGTTCCAATTCTTCCGGCCAGGCATCGCTGGGTTCGCTGATGCGCCATTCGCTGGGGCTTGAACCGGACGGCATCCTGCCTGGGGCCGCCGAGGGCGAATCGATCGGCAAGAGCCCGGTTCCGGTGGGGGAGACCCGCGCGGAAGACTGGCTCGCCGGCGTGTTCGAACGCCTCCAATCCGGAGGTGTGGCCGGACAAGCGCCGGTATCCGGAAATTTCGTGGGCAAGCTCCGTCCCTATCAGGGACAGGGTTTGTCCTGGCTTCGCTTCCTGGATTCCTTCGGAATCGGCGGATGTCTGGCCGACGACATGGGCCTGGGCAAGACCGTTCAAATCCTCGCCTTGATGGCAGACGACATCGATCGCGCCTTGGCGGGCGAGGAAATCCCGCCCACGCTCCTGATCTGCCCCACCTCGGTGATGGGCAACTGGCAGCGCGAAGCCCGGCGTTTCGTGCCCAGGCTGCGCGTGCGGTTGCACCACGGTCCGCAGCGACTGGAAGGCGAAGCGTTCGTGCGCGACGCCAACCGGATGCACATCGTGATCGCTTCGTACGGCCTGGCCGACCGCGACTTGGATGAATTCTGTCAAGTCAAATGGCGTCGCGTGATCCTGGACGAGGCCCAGAACATCAAGAATCCATCCACCCGCCAGCACCGGGCGGTCAAGAAGATCCAGGCCCAGAGCCGCTTCGCGCTCACCGGCACGCCGGTGGAAAACCGCCTGTCGGAAATGTGGAGCATCTACGACTTCCTGATTCCCGGACACCTCGGGACCGCCGCGCAGTTCGGCAAGCGGTTCTCGCGGCCCATCCAGATGGAGCGCAACGAAGAGGCGGCGGGGATGCTCAAGCGGCTGACCGCACCATTCCTGCTGCGTCGCGTGAAGACGGATCCCACGGTGGCGGGCGATCTTCCCGAAAAGCAGGAAAACAAGGTCTACTGCGCTCTCACCCGCGAGCAGGCCACGCTGTACCAGGCTGTCGTGGAGAAGATGTCCCTGGATTCGGCGACCGATCCCGAAAAGGGCAAGTCGGCGATGGTGCTCAACACTTTGCTTCGGCTCAAGCAGGTCTGCAACCACCCGGCGTTGTTCTTGGGCGATGGATCCGACCTGGGCGATCGCTCCGGCAAGCTCCAGCGCTTGGGCGAAATGCTGGAAGAGGTCATCGAAGAAGGGCAGAAGGCGCTGGTGTTCACCCAGTTCAAGGAGATGGGCGACCACATCCGCAAGTACCTGGAAAAACACCTTTCGGTGGAAGTCCCCTTCCTGCACGGTGGCGTGGAACGCTCGGCTCGCGATACCATGGTGGATCGCTTCCAATCCGGAGGTGCCGGCTCCCCTCCGATCCTTCTGTTGTCCCTCAAGGCAGGCGGTACGGGCCTGAATCTGACCGCCGCCAGCCACGTGTTCCACTTCGATCGCTGGTGGAATCCAGCGGTGGAAGACCAAGCCACCGACCGCGCCTTCCGTATCGGGCAAAAGCGCAACGTGCTGGTTCACAAATTCGTCTGCCAAGGGACCGTGGAAGAGTTGATCGACCAGATGATCCTTTCCAAGAAGGACCTCGCCGATCGCATCGTGGGCCACGGAACGGAATTGTTCACGGAGCTTTCCGTGCAGGAGCTGCGCGAGGCCTTCTCGCTGCGCGAGGATGCCGTGGAGGAGGAAGATGTCTGA